The Pradoshia eiseniae DNA segment GCGATATGTGGGATGGCTCGATGCTTGCCCACAGAAAGCCTGACCAGTGTAGCTTAGGACAAATAACCCATCTTTACCTCTTTTCCTCTCCCTGTCTTAAAACTCCTCTTCCCTATCCGATATATGAAGTAATAATCAACAAATAGAGCGAGGTGCAAGGATATGGTCAATGGCATTTCTGACGGCAGAGTTAGCGCGGTAATCGAGCGTTCAGCTAGTCTGGCAAAGGCTCCCCGTGCTGCTGTGCTAGAAAGGCTTCCATCTCAAGAGCAGACACCGATTACGGATGAACAAATAAAGCAGAAATTGATTGAAACGACTGAGGCAATGAATAACTTCCTTGGACCGCTTCAAACCTCTCTGAAGTTTGAGATGCATGAAGGTCTTCAAGAATTCTATATCTCGATCGTGGATGATTCGACGGGCAATGTGCTAAAAGAGATTCCTTCGAAAAAGCTGCTCGACATGTACGCATCCATGGCAGAAAACATGGCTTTATTTGTAGATAAGAGAATTTAAGGATGTGAGATGAAATGGCAATCCGTGTATCTGGATTAGCGAGCGGGATGGATATTGACTCCATCGTCAAGCAATTGATGGATGCGGAACGACTTCCATTGAATAAGTTAAAACAGAAGAAACAGATCCTTGAATGGAAGCGGGATGACTACCGCACCATGAACACGCTTTTAACTGATTTTCGTTCAAAGGTGCTTAATATGAAGCTCACCTCAAGCTATGGTACGAAGCAGACGAGCAGCTCAAATGAAGCGTATGTGACGGCAACGGCAACGTCCGCGGCAAGCACGGCGAGCTATCAGCTCTCCAATGTGACGAAGCTTGCGACATCCGCCACATTAACGACGGTGAATAAGCTATCCGCAAACGCAGATAGCAAAATCAGCACAAGCAGCTCGCTCCTATCCGTGAACGACCAATTCGCTAGCTCTATTAACTGGGCAGAGGGCAGCGTCGAGACAGCGAAATTCACGGCCGGCCAGAAAGTGGAGCTGTCCTTGGCAGAAGGTACAGCTCTGCTTGAATTGACTATAAGCGTGAAGGTTGCAGGAAAGGCATTAAAAGCTGATGAGTATGCCATTACGGATGGCGTAATCACTTTCAAAAATGAGCCGGCAGCAAACGCGGCGATTGAAGTGAATTATGTGACTGACAAGAAAATCGAGAGTATCGCGATTGAAAAAGGAGCGAAGAGCTTCAACCTATCAAAACAAGCAATTGCCGAAAATTCACTGATCATCAATGGTGCGGCCGTAACCGTTGATGAGAATAATGCCTTTACGGCAGGCTCTATCTCTGGAAGGATTGACTTTACGACTGGAAAAGTAACCTTAGATGCTGCAGCAGCCGATGCGATCGAAATGAAAGTTGCCTATAAGCAAAAATATACGGCGATGGACGTGGCGACCACTACTTCTAATGGAGCGGTAAATGAAACCTTCCTCTTTACGGCTGACCAGACAATGAGTCAGGTCATCAGCAAGATTAACGGCTCCAAGCTTGGGGTCACCATGTTCTATGATGCCAACTCTGACGGTCTATCCGTAACAAGGACGGAGACGGGGAGCTTTGGAGCGACTGACATCCAGTTCGGCCAGTCGGATTTGGCGAAGGCCTTGCAGCTTGATACAGCGAGCTATCAAGCTGGTACAGATGCGGAATTCACGCTTAATGGAATCACGACTACCCGCACGAGCAATACCTTTACGATTGACGGTGTTAGTTTTAATCTGAAACAGACCTTCTCAGGCACGGTCAATATTGGCGTCACGAGTGATACGGCGGCAGTCTATGACAATATTAAGAGCTTTGTCGATTCTTATAATACGTTGATTAGCGAGATTACGAAGAAAACAGGCGAGGAGCGCAATCG contains these protein-coding regions:
- a CDS encoding flagellar protein FlaG; this encodes MVNGISDGRVSAVIERSASLAKAPRAAVLERLPSQEQTPITDEQIKQKLIETTEAMNNFLGPLQTSLKFEMHEGLQEFYISIVDDSTGNVLKEIPSKKLLDMYASMAENMALFVDKRI
- the fliD gene encoding flagellar filament capping protein FliD, which encodes MAIRVSGLASGMDIDSIVKQLMDAERLPLNKLKQKKQILEWKRDDYRTMNTLLTDFRSKVLNMKLTSSYGTKQTSSSNEAYVTATATSAASTASYQLSNVTKLATSATLTTVNKLSANADSKISTSSSLLSVNDQFASSINWAEGSVETAKFTAGQKVELSLAEGTALLELTISVKVAGKALKADEYAITDGVITFKNEPAANAAIEVNYVTDKKIESIAIEKGAKSFNLSKQAIAENSLIINGAAVTVDENNAFTAGSISGRIDFTTGKVTLDAAAADAIEMKVAYKQKYTAMDVATTTSNGAVNETFLFTADQTMSQVISKINGSKLGVTMFYDANSDGLSVTRTETGSFGATDIQFGQSDLAKALQLDTASYQAGTDAEFTLNGITTTRTSNTFTIDGVSFNLKQTFSGTVNIGVTSDTAAVYDNIKSFVDSYNTLISEITKKTGEERNRDYQPLSDEEREGLSETQAEKWDNIAKAGWIRNDATLRGVLASMRQSMSNPIGTATGAFKTLSSIGITTTSNYLDGGKLEINEAKLKQALEDDPESVQALFASADGIAAKLQANITDATDKLKAKAGSAFSTSATFAIGRDLNDVESRIAKFEDRLLTVEDRYYAQFTAMEKAIQNANSQSGYLSSYFSS